Proteins from one Cellulosilyticum lentocellum DSM 5427 genomic window:
- a CDS encoding Stp1/IreP family PP2C-type Ser/Thr phosphatase, whose translation MQAIGKVDIGRKRVRNEDAIFVSNSPIGILPNLYIVADGMGGHKAGSIASGLAISSFCEYLEAHKHIDIKTREDVTILLKLGIRNANHVIYEKSKQDEAYNGMGTTMTVATVIEDIVYLAHVGDTRLYLMNEGSIFQATTDHSLVQEMLEQGYISENETRAHPQRHIITRAVGTYAKVKIDTVMFDLSKVQYMLLCSDGLTSMLSNEEIHECVRRSSGEAEEIVDSLIETANAKGGMDNIAVIIVKK comes from the coding sequence ATGCAAGCTATTGGCAAGGTAGACATTGGTAGAAAAAGAGTGCGAAACGAAGATGCCATCTTCGTTTCTAATTCACCTATTGGTATTCTGCCTAATTTATATATTGTGGCAGATGGAATGGGTGGACACAAAGCAGGAAGTATTGCAAGTGGATTAGCTATTTCATCTTTTTGTGAGTATTTAGAAGCACATAAGCATATTGATATAAAGACCCGAGAAGATGTAACTATTTTACTGAAACTAGGAATAAGAAATGCTAATCATGTTATTTATGAAAAGTCAAAGCAAGATGAAGCCTATAATGGCATGGGAACAACAATGACGGTAGCAACTGTCATAGAAGATATTGTCTATTTAGCTCATGTAGGTGACACAAGACTTTATTTAATGAATGAAGGTAGTATTTTTCAAGCCACAACAGATCATTCTTTAGTACAAGAAATGTTAGAGCAAGGTTATATTTCTGAAAATGAGACAAGGGCACATCCACAACGACACATCATTACTCGCGCAGTTGGTACATATGCAAAAGTCAAAATTGATACAGTGATGTTTGATCTAAGTAAAGTTCAGTATATGTTACTTTGTTCAGATGGATTAACATCTATGTTATCAAACGAGGAAATTCATGAGTGTGTACGTCGCAGTAGCGGGGAAGCGGAAGAAATCGTTGATTCACTCATAGAAACAGCAAACGCAAAAGGCGGAATGGATAATATAGCAGTAATTATTGTGAAAAAATAA
- the pknB gene encoding Stk1 family PASTA domain-containing Ser/Thr kinase, which produces MLTPGTLLGERYEIIEKIGAGGMSIVYKAKDNRLQRYVAIKELREEFVQDEEFVAKFRKEALSAASLSHPNIVGIYDVGSDKDLHYIVMEYVEGKTLKEVIAEKGPFPAKTVLELGVQMVSALKHAHSKKIIHRDIKPQNILLTNEGVLKVTDFGIAKAVDSSTIVATGNAIGSVHYFSPEQAKGKYVNESSDLYSCGIVLFELATKKLPFEADSHISIALKHINEEIPRPSEFNKAIPKNLEQLILKATSKGQMDRYQNADEMLYDMKGILQNPNYEIKGVEITEKTILLSPADTQLLREQSKEVEADQEPSEKESSIYEEETSFLQDEEEDEEVSKLYKILVGAGGVFATLALVVAISLACIFWIPSLGKNMNMVSVPDLTNKSLEEATQLLKERNLKIKIATGSDETGVVINQNPISGKQAKKNSIVEVELASDENQALPEGETVELLDFTGEYQTDVLIRIKELGLDTSAVEIRPQPDEIVEIGKVISQTPAGGSMVASGDPIVLYVSSGPDKKIQMTTVPDVKGRTPEEARSILSQSNLKLGSEKPQSSETVAEGLIIDQALAVGTEIEEGSSINVIVSTGPATPEPSPEPTPSPEPTPTTDPNQPTAPTEVTKTYALSLPVQIEEDKESYHVVAVLTLASGSDPVFDGVVTKDQFPIQLSLKGSGKGILSVTIDGEPKYEDPIDFNEVQ; this is translated from the coding sequence ATGTTAACGCCAGGGACCCTATTGGGAGAACGTTATGAAATCATTGAAAAAATTGGTGCAGGTGGAATGTCTATTGTTTATAAAGCAAAGGACAATAGATTACAACGCTATGTCGCTATTAAAGAGTTAAGAGAAGAGTTCGTACAAGATGAAGAGTTTGTAGCGAAATTTAGAAAAGAAGCACTTTCAGCAGCTAGCCTTTCACATCCTAATATTGTAGGTATTTATGATGTAGGTAGTGATAAGGATTTACATTATATTGTTATGGAATATGTTGAAGGGAAAACATTAAAAGAAGTCATTGCGGAAAAAGGACCATTTCCAGCTAAAACCGTATTAGAGTTAGGCGTGCAAATGGTATCAGCGTTAAAGCATGCCCATAGCAAGAAAATTATTCATCGTGATATTAAACCACAGAATATTTTATTAACCAATGAAGGTGTATTAAAGGTAACAGATTTTGGAATAGCTAAAGCTGTAGATTCATCTACTATTGTTGCCACCGGTAATGCCATTGGTTCTGTTCATTATTTTTCACCTGAACAAGCTAAAGGTAAGTATGTTAATGAGAGTAGTGATCTTTATTCTTGTGGTATTGTACTTTTTGAATTAGCTACTAAGAAGCTGCCTTTTGAAGCAGATTCACATATTTCTATAGCGCTCAAGCACATTAACGAAGAAATTCCTAGACCATCAGAATTCAATAAGGCTATTCCTAAAAATTTGGAGCAACTTATTTTAAAAGCAACAAGCAAAGGTCAAATGGATCGTTATCAAAATGCAGATGAGATGCTTTATGACATGAAAGGGATCTTACAAAATCCTAACTATGAAATTAAAGGCGTAGAAATTACAGAGAAAACTATTTTATTGTCACCAGCGGATACCCAGCTGTTAAGAGAGCAAAGCAAAGAGGTAGAGGCAGACCAAGAGCCTTCTGAAAAAGAGTCTAGTATTTACGAAGAAGAAACCAGTTTTTTGCAAGATGAAGAAGAGGATGAAGAGGTTTCAAAGTTATATAAAATACTAGTGGGAGCAGGGGGTGTTTTCGCCACATTAGCCCTGGTAGTGGCTATTTCCTTAGCATGTATTTTTTGGATTCCTTCTTTAGGCAAAAATATGAATATGGTTTCTGTACCAGATTTAACGAATAAAAGTTTAGAAGAAGCGACACAGCTACTTAAAGAACGCAATTTAAAAATTAAAATTGCAACAGGTAGTGATGAGACGGGAGTCGTTATTAATCAAAATCCGATATCAGGAAAACAAGCTAAGAAAAATTCTATAGTAGAAGTAGAGTTAGCTTCAGATGAGAATCAAGCTCTACCAGAAGGCGAAACTGTAGAATTACTTGATTTTACAGGAGAATATCAAACAGATGTATTAATTAGAATTAAGGAGTTAGGCTTAGATACTAGTGCAGTAGAGATTAGACCACAACCAGATGAAATCGTTGAAATTGGCAAAGTTATTAGTCAAACACCAGCGGGTGGCAGCATGGTTGCCTCAGGAGATCCTATTGTTTTGTACGTTAGTTCAGGTCCAGACAAGAAGATTCAAATGACAACTGTTCCAGATGTTAAAGGAAGAACACCGGAGGAAGCAAGAAGTATTTTATCACAGTCAAATCTTAAATTAGGTAGTGAAAAACCACAAAGTAGTGAGACTGTAGCAGAGGGGCTAATCATTGATCAAGCTTTAGCTGTAGGTACAGAAATTGAAGAAGGCAGCAGTATCAATGTTATCGTAAGTACAGGTCCAGCTACGCCTGAACCATCTCCAGAACCAACACCAAGCCCAGAACCAACACCAACTACTGATCCCAATCAGCCTACAGCACCAACAGAGGTAACAAAAACATATGCATTGTCACTTCCTGTACAAATAGAGGAGGATAAGGAAAGTTATCATGTGGTAGCAGTGCTTACTTTAGCTAGTGGTTCAGATCCGGTTTTCGATGGTGTTGTGACAAAGGATCAATTTCCTATACAGCTTTCTTTAAAAGGTTCAGGTAAAGGTATCCTATCTGTAACGATTGATGGTGAGCCTAAATATGAAGACCCTATTGATTTTAATGAGGTGCAGTAA
- the rsgA gene encoding ribosome small subunit-dependent GTPase A, with translation MRLEGTIIKGIAGFYYVEANKTIYECKARGKFRNKNIIPVIGDNVLISLKKEENSNDRYLEGTIEEILERKNSLIRPAVANVDQAMVVFSVSYPQLHIDLLDRFLLHIEKEDIVPYILLNKIDEGNENEYAELVERYTKIGYEVICLSAKMKINTELLMPKLQNKTTVFAGPSGVGKSTLINTIEENLKLETGEVSDKIKRGKHTTRHVELIPLSEGGFVLDTPGFTSLQLEGMEADQLQYYFPEFDAFLGSCKFRGCTHLHEPGCEVIKALEKGEIYEERYEAYAAYYKQLKEIRRW, from the coding sequence ATGAGACTAGAAGGTACGATTATTAAAGGTATAGCAGGCTTTTACTATGTAGAAGCTAATAAGACTATCTATGAATGTAAAGCAAGAGGTAAATTCAGAAATAAAAACATTATCCCCGTCATAGGGGATAATGTGCTTATTAGCTTGAAAAAGGAAGAAAATTCAAACGATCGTTATTTAGAGGGAACTATAGAAGAAATTCTAGAGCGAAAAAACAGTTTAATTAGACCAGCCGTGGCTAATGTAGATCAGGCCATGGTAGTATTTTCAGTGAGTTATCCTCAGCTTCACATAGATCTTTTGGATCGCTTTTTGCTACACATTGAAAAAGAAGACATCGTCCCTTATATATTACTGAATAAAATAGACGAAGGTAATGAAAATGAATATGCTGAGCTTGTAGAACGCTACACTAAAATAGGCTATGAAGTGATTTGTTTATCAGCGAAAATGAAAATTAACACAGAACTTCTGATGCCTAAGCTACAGAATAAAACAACTGTTTTCGCAGGACCATCAGGTGTTGGAAAATCTACACTTATTAATACTATAGAAGAGAATTTGAAATTAGAAACAGGAGAGGTAAGTGATAAGATAAAAAGAGGTAAACATACCACAAGACATGTAGAGCTTATCCCATTAAGTGAAGGTGGCTTTGTACTAGATACACCAGGATTTACTTCATTACAATTAGAGGGTATGGAAGCGGATCAGCTTCAATACTATTTTCCAGAGTTTGATGCTTTCTTAGGCTCATGTAAGTTTAGAGGATGTACCCATTTACATGAACCGGGATGTGAGGTCATTAAAGCTTTAGAAAAGGGAGAAATATATGAGGAGCGCTATGAAGCATATGCAGCGTACTACAAACAATTAAAAGAGATAAGGAGATGGTAA
- the rpe gene encoding ribulose-phosphate 3-epimerase yields MIHLSPSILAADFANLQKEIESVQEGGATYIHVDVMDGAFVPNISLGAPVAKSIRPHIKGVMDVHLMIEAPERYLEDFKVAGADILTVHLEATHHIHRVVQRIHDLGMKAGISLNPGTPVSLLEPIIEDIDLVLIMSVNPGFGGQKFIPYSLEKLMQVKALAQKHNRLDLLIEVDGGVTMDNAEAIIKAGANVLVAGSSVFDGKAATANAKAFVKLFESC; encoded by the coding sequence GTGATTCATTTGAGTCCTTCAATACTTGCAGCGGATTTTGCTAATTTGCAGAAGGAGATAGAGAGTGTACAAGAGGGAGGCGCTACTTATATCCATGTGGATGTTATGGATGGTGCTTTCGTTCCTAATATTTCATTAGGTGCACCTGTAGCTAAAAGTATTCGCCCTCATATTAAGGGAGTAATGGATGTCCATTTAATGATTGAGGCACCAGAACGTTATTTAGAAGATTTTAAGGTGGCAGGTGCAGATATATTAACAGTTCATCTTGAAGCAACTCATCATATTCATAGAGTTGTTCAACGTATTCATGATTTAGGAATGAAAGCTGGGATTTCACTTAATCCAGGAACACCTGTAAGTTTATTAGAACCCATTATAGAGGATATTGATTTAGTGCTGATTATGTCCGTTAACCCAGGCTTTGGTGGTCAAAAATTTATTCCTTATTCACTAGAGAAATTGATGCAAGTTAAAGCTCTAGCACAAAAACATAATCGATTGGATTTACTTATTGAGGTAGATGGTGGTGTAACAATGGATAATGCAGAGGCAATTATTAAAGCAGGTGCTAATGTACTGGTGGCTGGTTCATCTGTATTTGATGGTAAAGCAGCTACGGCAAATGCAAAGGCTTTTGTAAAACTTTTTGAAAGCTGCTAA
- a CDS encoding thiamine diphosphokinase — MKVLILTNGEYGDYSFCQEESHYDRVICADRGICHARALGITPDLIVGDFDSGSEEDLTYFESQGIRVLRFKPEKDETDTEIAVQQAIEMGAKEVDIYGGLGSRLDHSLANIHLLYPLLKRGISGRLLNPNNSVSLAMHQCIIKGEKGDLVSLIPFAGDVEGVTTTGLAYALHNATIPIGTSLGISNYLLGQVAEVTMKKGVLIVIKAND, encoded by the coding sequence ATGAAAGTACTTATTTTAACAAATGGAGAATATGGAGACTATAGTTTTTGTCAAGAGGAAAGTCACTATGACCGAGTTATTTGTGCAGATCGTGGTATATGTCATGCTAGAGCATTAGGAATCACACCAGATTTAATAGTCGGAGATTTTGACAGTGGAAGTGAAGAGGACTTAACTTATTTTGAGAGTCAGGGCATTCGTGTGTTGCGTTTTAAACCTGAAAAAGATGAAACAGATACAGAAATTGCAGTTCAGCAAGCTATTGAAATGGGTGCAAAAGAAGTGGATATATATGGTGGGTTAGGAAGTAGATTAGATCATAGCCTAGCTAATATTCATCTTTTATACCCTCTATTAAAAAGAGGAATAAGTGGACGTTTGTTAAATCCCAATAATAGTGTATCTTTAGCGATGCATCAGTGCATCATTAAAGGGGAAAAAGGAGATTTGGTAAGTCTTATTCCTTTTGCGGGTGATGTAGAAGGGGTGACAACAACAGGACTGGCTTATGCGCTTCACAATGCTACTATACCTATAGGGACAAGTCTTGGAATTAGCAACTATTTACTAGGTCAGGTAGCAGAAGTAACAATGAAAAAAGGTGTTTTGATAGTCATTAAAGCAAATGATTAA
- the rpmB gene encoding 50S ribosomal protein L28, translated as MAKCEICSKDVHFGIKVSHSHRRSNKMWKSNVRKVRVNQNGAVKTMNVCTRCLRSNLVARA; from the coding sequence TTGGCAAAATGCGAAATTTGTTCAAAAGACGTACATTTTGGTATTAAAGTGAGCCACTCTCATAGAAGATCTAACAAAATGTGGAAGTCTAATGTTAGAAAAGTTAGAGTTAACCAAAACGGAGCTGTTAAAACTATGAATGTTTGTACACGTTGCTTACGTTCAAACTTAGTAGCACGTGCGTAG